CGCGCATCATCCTCCTCGAGGGCGGGCCGCGCATCCTGGCCAGCTTCCCGGAGCCGCTATCCGAGCGCGCGGAGGAGGCCCTCACCCGCATCGGCGTGGAGGTGCGGACCGGCGCCATGGTCACGCGGGTGACCCCCGACGCGGTATGGCTCGGGGGCGAGCCGATCCGCGCCCGCACCGTGCTGTGGGCCGCCGGCGTGGCCGCGTCTCCCCTCACCCGCTCGCTCGGCGTGCCCCTCGATCGCGCCGGTCGCGTGCAGGTCGAGCGCGATCTGTCGATCCCCGGGCATCCCGAGGCGTTCGCCATCGGCGACATGGCGACGCTCCCGGACGAGCACGGCCAGCCCCTGCCCGGACTGGCGCCCGTCGCGATCCAGCAGGGACGGCGGGTGGCCGCGAACGTGCTGCACCGCCTCGCCGGCGAGCCGACGCAGCCGTTCCACTATCGGGACAAGGGCACCATGGCCACCATCGGTCGCGCCGCCGCGGTGGCGGTGATCGGGCCGCTCCGTCTCTCCGGCCTGCCCGCCTGGCTCGCCTGGCTCTTCGTCCACATCATGTTCCTCATCGGCTTCCGCAATCGATTCCTCGTGCTGTTCCAGTGGGCGTGGGCGTACGTGAGCTGGCAGCGCGGCGCGCGGCTGATCACGCGCCCCTGGCGTCCCAAGCCCTGACCGCAGCGGGGCGGGCTTTGCGTTGCCGCCGCGATGCCCTATGCTCGGGTTGATGAGTCCCGCCGAGACCTCGCCGCCGCCGATTTCCGCCTCGTGACCGCGGGCCATCCGCCGCTCGTCGCCTACTTCTCGATGGAGTACGGCCTCCACGAGGAGCTGTACTCCTACGCGGGCGGGCTCGGCGTCCTCGCGGGCGACTTCATGAAGTCGGCGGGCGATCTGGGCCTGCCGGTGGTCGGCGTCGGC
The Candidatus Methylomirabilota bacterium genome window above contains:
- a CDS encoding NAD(P)/FAD-dependent oxidoreductase codes for the protein MNDRPHVVIVGGGFGGLYAAWGLARRRVRVTLLDRRNHHLFQPLLYQVATAALNPSDIASPLRAVLRKAANITVLLAEVQSVDLADRRLSLDEGEMRYDALVLAAGAGHSYFGHDDWEPLAPSLKTLEDALEIRRRVLLAYELAEREGDAAEQGALLTSVVVGGGPTGVELAGALAEISRETIARDFRVIDPTRARIILLEGGPRILASFPEPLSERAEEALTRIGVEVRTGAMVTRVTPDAVWLGGEPIRARTVLWAAGVAASPLTRSLGVPLDRAGRVQVERDLSIPGHPEAFAIGDMATLPDEHGQPLPGLAPVAIQQGRRVAANVLHRLAGEPTQPFHYRDKGTMATIGRAAAVAVIGPLRLSGLPAWLAWLFVHIMFLIGFRNRFLVLFQWAWAYVSWQRGARLITRPWRPKP